In Silene latifolia isolate original U9 population chromosome X, ASM4854445v1, whole genome shotgun sequence, the following proteins share a genomic window:
- the LOC141619195 gene encoding prefoldin subunit 2 isoform X2, translating to MASREPVNEQAVANRYASMKSELNQIYSKITELEMEVSEHTLVMNAIQPLDPSRKCFRMIGGVLVERTVREVLPAVQRNKEGLEEVVSRLNETLEKKKQEITDFEAKYKIRIRKSDNDVKDGSSVKEGSAQGVLVGPA from the coding sequence ATGGCCAGCAGAGAACCAGTCAACGAACAGGCGGTTGCTAACAGGTATGCCTCTATGAAGTCGGAACTTAATCAGATTTATTCAAAAATTACAGAACTTGAGATGGAAGTAAGCGAGCATACGTTGGTAATGAATGCCATTCAACCACTGGATCCCTCAAGGAAATGCTTTCGTATGATTGGAGGTGTGCTGGTTGAAAGAACAGTCAGGGAGGTCTTACCAGCTGTTCAGCGGAACAAGGAGGGTCTGGAGGAGGTCGTTTCTAGGCTTAATGAGACTCTTGAGAAAAAGAAGCAAGAAATCACTGATTTTGAAGCCAAGTATAAAATTAGAATCCGAAAATCTGATAATGATGTCAAGGACGGAAGTAGCGTCAAAGAAGGTTCAGCCCAGGGCGTTCTTGTTGGCCCAGCTTAG
- the LOC141619197 gene encoding uncharacterized protein LOC141619197, giving the protein MVVLIAELFQNLLSKDGQDKITTEEWNFFLNWRAKTLRSSFTQGSIASTLVFIGTRKLNRFNRFILCGGAGFTAGYWTFQKSYRTCVNQILGLDGTRMQNELKKIVLQRYGNDPGRMQAYSKHFYGEELYSDSSPEYPRLVYRPRHVYMDNPKGIENVYGVSDSDEQQRNHDQRIVDRNSPKVNGRNMENKQVRTNPGISAYGYGDPLEVLFGYALANENVEQPEASGEAPKVQSRKQKRAHRRQQMRQRHRDSLSPGLPQLLAT; this is encoded by the exons ATGGTGGTTCTAATTGCAGAACTCTTTCAAAATCTTCTGTCCAAAGAT GGTCAGGATAAAATCACTACTGAAGAATGGAATTTCTTCTTGAATTGGAGGGCTAAAACCCTTAGGAGTTCTTTTACTCAAGGATCAATTGCATCTACTCTTGTATTTATTG GAACGAGAAAGCTGAATAGATTTAATCGCTTCATTCTTTGTGGAG GAGCTGGTTTCACGGCTGGATATTGGACGTTTCAAAAATCATATAGAACTTGTGTTAACCAAATCCTTGGTTTGGATGGGACGCGGATGCAGAACGAGCTCAAAAAAAT AGTGCTACAAAGGTACGGGAATGATCCCGGTAGAATGCAAGCATATTCCAAACATTTCTATGGTGAAGAACTTTACAGTGATTCCAGTCCAGAATACCCTAGATTAGTTTATAGACCGCGGCACGTTTATATGGATAATCCTAAGGGAATTGAAAATGTATATGGTGTATCTGATTCTGACGAGCAACAGAGGAACCACGATCAGAGGATTGTTGATCGCAACTCACCGAAAGTGAATGGCCGTAATATGGAGAACAAGCAAGTTCGG ACAAACCCTGGAATTAGCGCGTATGGATATGGTGATCCACTCGAGGTTTTGTTTGGTTATGCTTTAGCAAATGAAAATGTCGAGCAACCGGAGGCATCAGGCGAAGCACCCAAAGTACAGAGTCGTAAGCAGAAAAGGGCTCATCGACGACAGCAGATGCGCCAGCGCCACCGTGACTCATTGTCACCTGGTTTGCCCCAGCTTCTTGCAACTTGA
- the LOC141622540 gene encoding uncharacterized protein LOC141622540, with protein sequence MEILVKCECCALKEECTIEYIEGVKAKFNGKWLCGLCSEAVGDEAVRGSIEDAVRAHMSFCRKHNSSPASRVADGMRLMLRRRSGELTQNASSSTKKYGRSTSVL encoded by the coding sequence atggaaatatTAGTAAAATGTGAATGTTGTGCCCTAAAAGAAGAATGCACCATAGAATACATAGAAGGTGTAAAAGCCAAATTCAATGGAAAATGGCTATGTGGGTTATGCTCGGAAGCCGTAGGAGACGAGGCGGTCCGAGGTAGTATAGAGGATGCCGTAAGGGCACATATGTCATTTTGTCGAAAACACAACTCGAGCCCGGCATCAAGGGTGGCTGATGGTATGAGATTAATGCTTAGGAGAAGGTCAGGAGAATTAACACAAAATGCTTCTTCTAGTACCAAGAAGTATGGGAGGTCTACTAGTGTACTATAA